One region of Kazachstania africana CBS 2517 chromosome 3, complete genome genomic DNA includes:
- the VMA5 gene encoding H(+)-transporting V1 sector ATPase subunit C (similar to Saccharomyces cerevisiae VMA5 (YKL080W); ancestral locus Anc_2.634), whose translation MSNNTTLYTASDFILLSLPANINPTKSSTSNDTDSWLQNSLIDGKAFISNFNVPEFKIGSLDSLIVESEELAKIDGQLQASISKIIETLSSLHESNTNYFKTIPINNVPLPEYLENFHWDTRKFKLDKSIKELIGLISNESFQLDSDVKASYANYNNAKTNLIAAERKKTGDLSVRSLHDIVSENDFVLNSEHLTTILVAVPKNLQKTFEQSYEKLTQNVVPGSATILSRDSEYLLYNVHLFKKNLQDFINQAREKKFIPREFNYSEKLIDDLKREHDSAASLENSLRIQLVRLSKTAYVDIFINWFHIKALRIFVESVLRYGLPPHFNTKIIAVPPKFLNKCKAELIDAFGFLGGSAFTKNKKGKINEKDTSLHQYASLVDTEYDPFVIYLIKL comes from the coding sequence ATGTCAAACAATACTACACTATATACTGCTAGTGACTTCATTCTCTTATCTTTGCCAGCTAACATTAACCCAACGAAATCATCCACTTCCAATGATACCGACTCCTGGCTACAAAACAGTTTGATTGACGGTAAAGCTTTCATTTCTAACTTCAATGTGCctgaattcaaaattggatcGTTGGATTCGTTAATTGTAGAATCTGAAGAATTAGCCAAGATTGACGGTCAATTGCAAGCCTccatttccaaaattatcGAAACTTTATCAAGTTTACATGAATCTAATacaaattatttcaagacAATACCAATTAATAATGTCCCACTTCCTGAATATTTGGAGAATTTCCATTGGGatacaagaaaattcaaactaGACAAATCAATTAAGGAGTTGATTGgattgatttcaaatgaatctttCCAATTAGATAGTGACGTGAAGGCAAGTTATGCAAACTACAATAATGCAAAGACAAATTTAATCGCAGCggaaagaaagaagacGGGGGATTTGTCTGTTAGATCATTACATGATATAGTctcagaaaatgattttgtCTTGAATTCTGAACACTTAACTACTATTCTCGTTGCAGTcccaaaaaatttacaaaaaacATTCGAACAATCATATGAAAAACTAACACAGAATGTAGTTCCTGGTTCTGCTACTATACTTTCTCGAGACAGTGAATATTTACTTTACAACGTTcatcttttcaagaaaaatttgcaaGATTTTATAAATCAGgcaagagaaaagaaatttataCCAAGAGAATTCAATTACTCTGAGAAATTGATcgatgatttgaaaagagaacaTGACTCAGCAGCTAGTCTCGAAAATTCACTGCGTATACAATTAGTAAGATTATCAAAGACAGCTTACGTTGAcatattcatcaattggTTCCATATCAAAGCACTCAGAATCTTCGTAGAGTCCGTACTACGCTATGGATTACCACCACATTTTAATACTAAAATCATTGCTGTACCACCAAAATTCTTAAATAAATGTAAGGCCGAGTTAATCGATGCCTTTGGGTTCCTTGGTGGAAGTGCTTTCactaaaaataagaagGGTAAAATCAATGAGAAAGATACAAGTCTACATCAGTATGCATCACTCGTAGACACTGAGTATGATCCATTCGTCATCTATCTCATTAAACTATGA